Proteins encoded together in one Myxocyprinus asiaticus isolate MX2 ecotype Aquarium Trade chromosome 9, UBuf_Myxa_2, whole genome shotgun sequence window:
- the LOC127445684 gene encoding ropporin-1-like protein, with the protein MALMPRKVVIPPELPVILMRFTEDAIRTQPEDIIEWASLYFRALVQGNLPVRVVLPMPESVDLKPEILAAMHAQLGMKDTVSKLEVVQVWRRFGLAEELLGHIFSVGSFGEKLEWMRFFALNCSYLGGTLRKAMAHACFILSGDPTCMDSDACLSFEMFRDLYVYLGEMDREVSQAQIETALTYLEAQANAFWRLKPSWAFIQFGKAIGYRSDD; encoded by the exons ATGGCTCTCATGCCAAGGAAAGTGGTCATCCCTCCGGAACTGCCGGTTATTCTCATGCGGTTTACTGAGGATGCCATCAGAACCCAGCCGGAGGATATCATTGAATGGGCATCTCT GTACTTTAGAGCGCTGGTTCAGGGAAACCTTCCTGTGAGAGTGGTGCTTCCCATGCCTGAATCTGTGGACCTCAAACCGGAAATTCTCGCAGCCATGCATGCACAG CTGGGCATGAAGGACACAGTGAGTAAATTAGAGGTGGTGCAGGTGTGGCGGAGATTTGGGCTGGCTGAGGAACTCCTTGGACACATCTTCTCCGTTGGCAGTTTTGGTGAAAAGCTTGAATGGATGAGATTCTTCGCTCTGAACTGCAGCTATCTAGGAGGG ACATTGAGGAAGGCAATGGCTCATGCATGCTTTATACTGAGCGGTGACCCAACCTGCATGGACTCTGATGCATGTTTGTCATTTGAGATGTTCCGTGACCTGTACGTCTATCTGGGAGAGATGGACCGAGAGGTTTCCCAGGCCCAGATTGAAACAGCACTCACTTACCTCGAGGCCCAAGC AAACGCTTTCTGGCGTCTGAAGCCTTCATGGGCGTTTATCCAGTTTGGGAAAGCGATTGGATATCGTTCAGATGATTGA